The Paramicrobacterium fandaimingii DNA segment CCGGCATCGGGATGCGTTTCGATCGCCGGATTGACTTGGAGCTGTTCCACAGATCTGATGTTCGGCTATGCATCGCGGATCAGTTCAGACATGATTGGAGGTACTGCATCAACAGCTGGGAGGCTTCATGGAATACGCCATAGCGGGCGGCGCACTCGTGCTGGTCGGGATCATCGCGGCGATTGTCGTTGTCGTTCTGATCATCGCCCTGATTATCGCGAAGATGTGGATCAAGGTTGCACGATCAGATGAGGCGCTCGTCGTCTCGGGCAAGTCGAAGAAGAGCAAAGATGAGTCGTCACTCGCCGTCATCGTCAATGGCAAGGCTCTCGTCAACCCGCTGACACAGCGTCACGAGATCATCTCCCTGCGATCGCGTCAGGTGTCAATGCAGGCGGAAGCACAGTCGTACGACGGCGTCACCCTCGAGGTCGAGGCTGTCGCCATGGTGAAGATCGGCTCGACCAAGCAACTCGTGCAGCGAGCAGCCGAGCGCTTCGCGTCGCAGGACAAGGCGATCGAGCAGTTCACGACCGAGCAGCTGGAAGGCGCCCTGCGCGGCATCGTCGCGACTCTCGCCGTCGTCAGCCTCATGCGCGACAGAAAGAAATTCTCAGACCAGATCGCTGCGGATGTCTCGGGCGAGCTCGCGGATCAGGGTCTGATTCTCGATTCGTTCCAGATCAAGGGCATCACCGACGATCTCGGTTACATCGCCTCGCTTGGTGCACCGGAAGTGCAGTCCAAGCGTCAGGCGGCGGAGATCGCCGCGACGAACGCCGAGCGCGCGATTCGTAAGCAGCAGATCACCAACGACGAGGCGAACCTCGTCGAGCAGACGGCGTATGACACGAACGAGGCGGACTCGAAGGCCGAGGTTGGGCAGGCGAACGCACGCGCCGAGCAGGCCGAGGCGCTTGCCCGTGTGGAGGCCCGCCAGGACGTTCTGCAACAGGAGGCCGAGAACAAGCAGGCGCAGCTCGACGCCGACGTCAAGCGTGTCGCCGATGCAGCTCAGTACGAGAAGGAGCGGGAAGCCGACGCGAAGGCGTACACGCAGGTCAAGGCCGCAGAAGCCGAAGTGAAGATCGCCGAGAGCGAGGCTGAAGCGATCAGAGAGCGCGCCAAAGCCGATGCTGAATCCGTGCAGCTCGCGGGTGAGGCGAAAGGCGCGGCAATTCGAGCTGAGGCAGAAGCGCTGCAGGAGAACCTCGAAGGAATCATCGCCCAGCGCGCCATCGAAATTCTGCCTGATCTCATGGAGCGCTTCGCTCAGGGTTACTCGCGAATCGGAACGATCAGCGTCATCGGTTCCGGTTCCGGTTCCGGTTCTGACTCGTCTCCAGCGGGAAGCCAGTTCTCTGGTGAATCCGCGTCGGCAATGCGCGGGGTCTTCGAATCCGTCAAAGAAGCAACAGGAGTCGATCTTGCCAGCGTCATTCAGGGTCGCGTGACGGGCAGCGCCATCGGCGAAGGAATGCGTGAGCCGTCACCGCCGTCACCCGAGTCAGAACGTCCGCGCCACGCGCCGTCGACCGATGCAACACCGGATGCTGCCGACGCCGCCGATGCGGCAACGGACAGCCAACCGGGCTCCGGCGACGACACGTCGGTTACCGACAGCTGATTTCGCGGCAGAGCACTGTGGGCGAGCGCAACGCGCTCGCCCACAGTGCTCTGCCCCCATGGTGCTCTGTCATGGCTTTCTGGTCGGCGTCTGGAGAATCTGCTGCTCGAGCGTTTCGGAGAGCCATGACACGTACGTCGCCGTGCTCCATCCGCATTCCTGCACAGCATTCAGGTACATTTCGATGCCCGTCAGCATCCATGCCCTGTCTACCGCCTCGGCCCGCGCCAGGTCGTGCCTGAGTGCGCCGTGCTCCGCGAGCCGGTCGACGAGCGAGGAGAGCGCTGCGCGGCGCCGGGCATTTCCCTCGGCAGCCATGTCGGAGGCTTCGCCAGTGAGCTCACTGGCGAGCGACAGTGTCGGCATGCTTGCGCTGAAGAAGGCGGCCGTCCATTCGGCGAAGGCACCAAGTATTGCGGTCGGGCGCCGCTCTGAAGCAATGCGCTCACGCCAGATGGAGGCGGCGGATGACTCTTCCATCTGCTCGACGATGGCGCGAGCCACGTTCGCCTTCGAGCCGAACGTTGCGTAGATGGTCGGTGCCGAGACATCGGCACGTGCGGCGATCGACGCGATGGTGGTCGCCGAGAACCCGCCCGATTCGAACAGTTCGCTCGCGGCATCCAGAATCGCTCTGCGTGTGTGCGCGGCACGGGACTCACGCACGCCTGAACGATACCGCCGGGTGGCGACTCCCTGCTTCTTCATGGCGGATTCTCCCTCTGCGCTTGCGCTAAACATATTCGATATAGCAGACTATAGCGAATTGGTCACAGGCGACAGGGGGTCCACAATGACGAGCTCGGCAGAATCGACGACGCAGGCCGCTCCGGTGCAGGGACGCGACATCGGGTCGCAGATCAGCGGTGTGTTCGGAACCGTGTTCGTGTGGGTGAACTCGGGAGGTTTGCCGACCGCTGTGCGCATAGCATGTGTGCTTGCCGCGTGTGCTGCTTTCGTTGTGATCCTTGTGCTGAGCCTTCGCAGCTACAGGGCTCAGCGCCTGGACGCTTCCCCCGCGGCCGAAGCGGGGGCTGGCGCACGGAGCAAGGGCGAAAGGCAGGCCGGCCCATTCACCCGCGCGTATTGGATCATCGTGTTCATCGAGATGATCGCACTTTTCGGCGGCGGCCGACTCATCACGAGAGTGTGGGGGCATTCGGAGCTCGGCGTCGCCTGGGTCGCGTTCGTTGTAGGCACGCACTTCTTCGCCCTCGCGCATATCTTTCGACTCGCGCGTTTTCACCTTTTAGGTGCGATCGTTACCGTGCTCGGGCTGGCCGGCTTTGCTCTCTGGCTCGCTGATGCTCTCGGTGCCATCGCGATCGTCAGCGGCGTAGCATCCGGATTCGCTCTGCTTGCCTTCGGATTGTGGGCGTACGCGCCAAAGCGAACGCAGCCTTCCGCCTGACGGCAGAAGGCTGCGATTCGACGCGGCTTCAGAACCCGGCGACGCCGGCCTCGGCAACCGTCTGGTCTTGATCTCCAGAGCCGCCACTGACGCCCACGGCACCGACAACGGCACCATCGCGCGTCAGCGGAATGCCACCGGCGAAGATCGCCACCTTTCCGTTGTTCGTTGCATGGATGCCGAAGAACTGCTGCGTTGGCTGGGAGTTCTCGCCGAGATCTTTCGTGGCGATGTCAAACGCTCTCGACGTCCAGGCCTTGCTGATCGAGATATCGACGCTGCCGATCCACGCTCCGTCTTGGCGCACGTGGGCGACGAGGTTTCCCCCGGCATCGACGACCGCGATGTTCATCGGCTGGCCGATTTCGTCTGCGCTCCGCTCGGCGGCGGCGATGACACGACGAGCATCTTCGAGAGTGACTGTCATGGGCATTCTCCGTTCTGTTGTTGGTTGAAGACGGGTCAGGATGTCTTGATGTACCCGTTGGGGTTGAGCACGTACTTCTGTGCTGCCCCCTGGTCGAACTCGGCGTAGCCGCGAGGTGCGTCTTCGAGCGAGATCGGGGTTGCCTTCACTGCCTTGGCGATCTGCACCTTGTCGTGAAGGATCGCCATCATCAGCTGCCTGTTGTATTTCATCACCGGGCACTGACCCGTTGTGAACGACAGCGACTTCGCCCAACCGAGGCCGAGCCGCAACGACAGCGAGCCCTGCTGAGCTGCCTCGTCAACGCCGCCCGGGTCGCCCGTGACATAGAGCCCTGGGATGCCGAGGGCACCACCGGCCGCCGTCACGTCGAACAGCGAGTTGAGCACCGTCGCCGGAGCTTCATGCTCCGAATCGGCACCATGCCCGCGTGCTTCAAAGCCCACGGCGTCGACGGCGGCATCCACCTCGGGGAACCCGAGAATCTGCTCGATCTGGTCTTTCGGGTCACCCTTCGAAATGTCAACGGTCTCGCATCCGAACGACCGCGCCTGCGCAAGCCTGTCGGCATTGAGATCTCCGACAATCACGGCTGCGGCACCGAGAAGCTGGGCGCCGACGGCGGCCGCAAGTCCCACGGGTCCCGCACCGGCGATGTACACAGTCGACCCCGGCCCAACCCCGGCCGTGTAGGCACCGTGGAATCCCGTTGGAAAGATGTCAGACAGCATCGTCAGGTCGAGAATCTTCTCGAGAGCCTGGTCGCGGTCGGGAAACTTCAGCAGGTTCCAATCGGCGTAGGGCACGAGCACGAATTCGGCTTGCCCACCGACCCATCCGCCCATATCGACGTAGCCGTACGCGCTACCAGGCCGGTCGGGATTGACGTTGAGGCAGATTCCGGTCTTGCCCTCCTTGCAGTTGCGGCACCGTCCGCACGCGATGTTGAAGGGGACAGACACGATGTCACCGACCTTGATGAACTCGACGCCCGGGCCGACTTCAACCACCTCTCCGGTGATCTCGTGCCCGAGAATGAGCCCTTCGGGCGCTGTTGTGCGCCCTCGGACCATGTGCTGGTCAGACCCGCAGATATTTGTGGCCACCGTGCGAAGAATGGCACCGTGGGGAACCTTGCGTCCCACATTCGCGGGATTGACGCCCGGGCCGTCCTTCAGCTCGAACGTGGGGTAGGGAGTGTCGACGACCTCGACGGTTCCCTTTCCTTTGTACGCTACCGCGCGATTTTCAGTCATCATTGACTCCTTGGCATTGCACTGGATCGAGGTGGCGATTGCCACTTACTTGAGCATCTCCCGCGCTTTCGTATAGGTCAATGACCCCATCGGGCGAGACGACCTACCTGTTCGAGTAGCGCTTGCTACGCTCGGCACTATGGCAATGGTGCAGCCGAACGGCTCGTTCCTTCGGGGACTGGTTGGTCTGATGAGTGTTCCCGCGCGCGACATTCCGCGCGAGCTGTCAACGCTGCTGGCACCACATCTCGCGCATTCGGCGCTGATCATACTGACGGCAGACGCGGCAGGCGGTCAGCGGCAGGAGGTCGGCGATGCGGCTTTCGTCGAGGGGGTCACCGCTCTTGACCTCGACCAGATTCGTCGCGACGCCCCAAAAGTGGAGGCCGTTCAGAGGACGGCATTGCACATCGGCGACGGCCTGAGGCCCACCCTTCACGCGCACGCCCGCAATGGTGCTCTTCTTCTGCTCGCCGATCCGGGCCCCCAAGACGTCGATGACCTTGTGCTGTCGACGTGGAACATTGTTGCGCTCTACCTGCAGAAGCGTGCAGACGAAGGGTCACCGCGATACCTGCAGCACGCCCGCGCGGCGGCGGGCATGAGGATGGATGCGCTCACGGAACTCGCTGACGAATACTCGACGACGCTGGAGTCGGTGTTGGCGACGCTGCGCTCCTCCCGTCTTGACGACACGACTGCTCGCACGCGGGCAATCACCCTCGCGTCGGGAGGGCTTGTGCACCTTCGAACGGCGACAGACAGGGCTCGCACGTTCACCGAAGAGCCCGTCACGACGGCGTTTGCTCGTTTGCAAGACGACCTGAGGCCGATTACGCGCTACCGCGACACCGACGTGCAGTTCATCGAGCCGCCGGTCGACGGGCGACCTTTGCCCGGAGAGGTCGCTCATGGTGCGCGCGCCGTCGTGCGCGGCACGATCCTTGCGCTGACCGATCTTCCTGACGTCTCAAAGGTGCGCGTGCAGTGGGATTGCGATGGCGCGAACCTCCTCATGAACGTGCGCGACGACGGGAAAGGCGATCACTCTGAGTCGAGCGTCTTGCTGCGCTTCGTGCGTGAACGCGTGCGCGCTCTCGATGGACACATCGCCGTTGACGCGACGCCGGGGTGGGGAACCGAGATGGCCATCGTCATTCCGCTCGACCCTCCGAGTTCGGTCATCGTCACTTCTGCAATGGCGAATCTGAGTCCGCGAGAGATTCAGGTGATTGAGCTGCTTGCTTCCGGTTACCGCAATCGCCTGATCGCGGAGCGACTGGGCATCAGTGAGAACACGGTGAAATTTCACGTCTCGCGAATTCTTCGCAAGCTGGGAGCGGCATCGCGTTCTGAGGCGATCTCAATCCTTTACGCCGATCACCGAGGGTGATCGTGTGCTCTGCGGTGGCGATCATTCGGGCGCCGGTGCCTCAGTCTCGGGCAAGAGCGAGAAGAAGGCGCGGCTCAACCGCCGTTCGGGCCCGGCCTCGTTGCGCCACCCCGTTCTGAGAAGTTCAAGCTCTGCGCGCTGCAGTGCTCGCGCATAGACCGCCGCTTCGTCGTCGGTGAGCCAGAGCGTCGCCTCGCTGATGCCCACGTAGCTCGTGGTGTCCGCGACTTCTTTCGAACGGATCGCCTGGAGGCGTGCGCGCAGCTCTGAGACGGCAATGCTCGTGAGAGCATCCTGTGCCTCCCACACGCCTTCGGCCTCGCTGCCGTGAATGAAGATCGTCGTGCCCGACGCGCGCCACGGTCGGGTCCGCGAGTCGCCCTCGGTCGGCTCGGCGCGCTGCACCAGCCCTGCCTTCTGCAGGGCCCGCAGGTGGTAGCTCATCGCACTGGGTGTGAGCCCGGTCAGCTCGGAGAGCTCCGTTGAGGTGTGCGTCTGCTGATCGGCGAAGAGCAGATTAACGACGCGTTGGCGTGCCGGGTGGGCCAACGCGCGAATCGCTTCGGCGTCGCGCAGGTGGATCGGGACACTCGGGACGCCGGTCTCGGCGGCGAGCTCGGCTTCGATGTCGTTCCGGGTCATAGGCAGAGTCTACGCGAGATATGAAAATATCCCTTGACATCTCAATTGTGAAGCGTATGCTTCAGATATCTGAAGCAACCCTTTCACAATCGAGCAGGTGGGATTCATGGATCAGTTCAGCCTTTACGCCATCGAGCGTCACGGGGCATCGGCACTCCCGGGTTTCACCGAACACAGCATGCCCGGAACGCGTCGCTATGAGGAATGGGCACGAGTAGACCGGATGCTGCGCGTCGCACGTGAGCACTCAACGGCCCGGCGCCTTGAGCGCAGACGGCGTCGGCTGCAGCGTCGGCTCGCCTCGGTGAACGAGCGGATCGAGGCGCATTCGTGCACGGCTCCCGCCGTTGCGGGTAGTTGACCTGAGAGCGCTGTGTTTATGCGCTCAGTGCTGCTGCAGCATCCGGATCGAACGTGCGGCGCACGGCTCGGGCGCTCCACCGCCCGTCATTCTTGCCCACGCGGATCGGGTGCGCGAATGCGTGCGAGATCGTCTCTGATGTGATGACGTCGTCGGCGAGCCCCGACGCGACACTGGCTCCCTCGGCAATGACGAGAGCATGTGTCGTCGATACGGGAAGCTCCTCGAGGTGGTGGGTGACGAGAACCGTCGCGACGTTTGGGGCAGAGACAGCGAAATCGTCGATGGTCTCGAGAAGCTGCTCGCGCGCAGCCACGTCGAGTCCTGTTGTCGGCTCGTCGAGAAGAAGCAGCTTCGGCTGTGCGACCAAGGCGCGAGCAATGAGCGCGCGGCCACGTTCCCCCTGAGAGAGCGTTGGCCACAGTGCGTCGGAGCGTGACGAGAGGCCGACCTGGTCGATGAGTGCCCGAGCACGTGCTGTCTCATCCGCGGTGGGCTCCCACGCATCGGCAGCTCGATGGTACCGGTGAGGCCGGTGAGCACGACGTCAACGACAGAGAGCGGAGAGCGAACCGGATGCCGCGGGTCGACGTGCCCGATGCCACGTCGCAGCTCCTGCATGTCGACCCGGCCCAGACGTTCGCCAAGAATCTCGACGACACCGGCGGTGGGGTGCGTTCGAGCGCCGCAGAACCCGAGCATCGTCGACTTGCCCGCTCCATTGGGTCCGAGCAGCGCCCAGTGCTCGCCTGCTTGCACGGTAAACGAAATATCGGAGAGAATACGATTGCCATTGCGTGAGAACGAGACGTTGCTCAGGTCGATGACGGCGCTGGTCATTCGAAACGCTCCTTCATGACGGGCTGATGGGTTCGCGTGAGGCGGGCAGCACCGTTGCCGTCGCGGGTGGCGATAGCCTCCACCATAGCGCTGTCGCTCTCTGCGCGAGAACGTACGCTGCAGCGCTCACGCCAGTGCCGCGTCGATGAGCGTTTCTGCCGCTTGGCGCGCCTGCCGCGCGGCGGAGGGATCTGCAGAGATCGCCGCCGTGCTCTGGGCTCCTTCGGCGAGGATCGACAGTTGTGCCGCGAGATTGTCGGTCGCGCCGGCGTCGCGTGTGAGCGTCGACACGTAGCGCTGAAACGAGGCCTTCTGCTCGCGCACGAGCGTCGCCACCTCGGGGTTCGTCCCTCCGAGCTCCCCGAATGCATTGATGAAGGCACACCCGCGAAAGCTGTCTGTCGAGAACCAGTCTTCGAGGTACGTATAGATCGCGAGCAGCCTGCCTCGAGCATCCTCTGGTGCCGTCGCCACCCATCCGGTCAGCCCCGACTCCCACTCGTCTCGCTTGCGAGCGAGAACCGCGGTGATGATGTCGTTCTTGGACGGAAAGAGCGCGTAGAGGCGGCGCAGCGAGACGCCGGCGTACGCCCGGAGCTCGTCCATGCCCACGGCCGAGTACCCCTTCTGGTAATACAACTCTTCCGCTGCAGCAAGTATGCGTTCACGTGCCTCTTCTACGTTCATACTGACAGTGTACTTGACATGAGAACGATCGTTCTCTACTGTGGTGAGCACACAGCGAGAACGATCGTTCTCACACGCATCGAAAGGAAGAGAATCATGGGTTACATCACCGTCGGCGACGAAAATAGCACACCGATCGACCTGTACTACGAAGACCAGGGAACCGGTCAGCCGGTCGTTCTGATCCATGGCTACCCGCTCAACGGACACAGCTGGGAGCGTCAGACGCGCGAGCTCCTTTCTGCCGGCTACCGCGTGATCACCTATGACCGTCGCGGTTTCGGGCAGTCGAGCAAGGTCGGTACCGGTTACGACTACGACACGTTCGCCGCCGACCTCAAGACGGTTCTCGAGGCTCTCGACCTGCGCGACGCGATCCTCGTCGGATTCTCCATGGGCACCGGCGAGCTTGCCCGCTATGTCTCACGCTACGGCCACGAGCGGGTGGCGAAGCTCGCGTTCCTCGCGTCACTCGAGCCGTTCCTCGTCGCCCGTGACGACAACCCGGACGGCGTCCCTCAGGACGTGTTCAACGGCATCGCCGCGCAGGCCAAGGGCGACAGGTACGCCTGGTACACAGCGTTCTTCTCCGACTTCTACAACCTCGACGAGAACCTCGGCTCGCGCATCAGCCAGGAAGCGGTGACGGGAAGCTGGAACACAGCCGTTGCCAGTGCTCCTGTCGCCGCTTACGCCGTGGTTCCCGCGTGGATCGAGGACTTCCGCGCAGACATCGAGGCGGTGAAAGCGAGCGGAAAGCCGGCGCTCATCCTGCACGGCACCGCCGACAACATCCTTCCGATTGACGC contains these protein-coding regions:
- a CDS encoding SPFH domain-containing protein — protein: MEYAIAGGALVLVGIIAAIVVVVLIIALIIAKMWIKVARSDEALVVSGKSKKSKDESSLAVIVNGKALVNPLTQRHEIISLRSRQVSMQAEAQSYDGVTLEVEAVAMVKIGSTKQLVQRAAERFASQDKAIEQFTTEQLEGALRGIVATLAVVSLMRDRKKFSDQIAADVSGELADQGLILDSFQIKGITDDLGYIASLGAPEVQSKRQAAEIAATNAERAIRKQQITNDEANLVEQTAYDTNEADSKAEVGQANARAEQAEALARVEARQDVLQQEAENKQAQLDADVKRVADAAQYEKEREADAKAYTQVKAAEAEVKIAESEAEAIRERAKADAESVQLAGEAKGAAIRAEAEALQENLEGIIAQRAIEILPDLMERFAQGYSRIGTISVIGSGSGSGSDSSPAGSQFSGESASAMRGVFESVKEATGVDLASVIQGRVTGSAIGEGMREPSPPSPESERPRHAPSTDATPDAADAADAATDSQPGSGDDTSVTDS
- a CDS encoding TetR/AcrR family transcriptional regulator; translation: MKKQGVATRRYRSGVRESRAAHTRRAILDAASELFESGGFSATTIASIAARADVSAPTIYATFGSKANVARAIVEQMEESSAASIWRERIASERRPTAILGAFAEWTAAFFSASMPTLSLASELTGEASDMAAEGNARRRAALSSLVDRLAEHGALRHDLARAEAVDRAWMLTGIEMYLNAVQECGWSTATYVSWLSETLEQQILQTPTRKP
- a CDS encoding GlcG/HbpS family heme-binding protein, whose translation is MTVTLEDARRVIAAAERSADEIGQPMNIAVVDAGGNLVAHVRQDGAWIGSVDISISKAWTSRAFDIATKDLGENSQPTQQFFGIHATNNGKVAIFAGGIPLTRDGAVVGAVGVSGGSGDQDQTVAEAGVAGF
- the fdhA gene encoding formaldehyde dehydrogenase, glutathione-independent codes for the protein MTENRAVAYKGKGTVEVVDTPYPTFELKDGPGVNPANVGRKVPHGAILRTVATNICGSDQHMVRGRTTAPEGLILGHEITGEVVEVGPGVEFIKVGDIVSVPFNIACGRCRNCKEGKTGICLNVNPDRPGSAYGYVDMGGWVGGQAEFVLVPYADWNLLKFPDRDQALEKILDLTMLSDIFPTGFHGAYTAGVGPGSTVYIAGAGPVGLAAAVGAQLLGAAAVIVGDLNADRLAQARSFGCETVDISKGDPKDQIEQILGFPEVDAAVDAVGFEARGHGADSEHEAPATVLNSLFDVTAAGGALGIPGLYVTGDPGGVDEAAQQGSLSLRLGLGWAKSLSFTTGQCPVMKYNRQLMMAILHDKVQIAKAVKATPISLEDAPRGYAEFDQGAAQKYVLNPNGYIKTS
- a CDS encoding helix-turn-helix transcriptional regulator; the protein is MAMVQPNGSFLRGLVGLMSVPARDIPRELSTLLAPHLAHSALIILTADAAGGQRQEVGDAAFVEGVTALDLDQIRRDAPKVEAVQRTALHIGDGLRPTLHAHARNGALLLLADPGPQDVDDLVLSTWNIVALYLQKRADEGSPRYLQHARAAAGMRMDALTELADEYSTTLESVLATLRSSRLDDTTARTRAITLASGGLVHLRTATDRARTFTEEPVTTAFARLQDDLRPITRYRDTDVQFIEPPVDGRPLPGEVAHGARAVVRGTILALTDLPDVSKVRVQWDCDGANLLMNVRDDGKGDHSESSVLLRFVRERVRALDGHIAVDATPGWGTEMAIVIPLDPPSSVIVTSAMANLSPREIQVIELLASGYRNRLIAERLGISENTVKFHVSRILRKLGAASRSEAISILYADHRG
- a CDS encoding ArsR/SmtB family transcription factor, whose protein sequence is MTRNDIEAELAAETGVPSVPIHLRDAEAIRALAHPARQRVVNLLFADQQTHTSTELSELTGLTPSAMSYHLRALQKAGLVQRAEPTEGDSRTRPWRASGTTIFIHGSEAEGVWEAQDALTSIAVSELRARLQAIRSKEVADTTSYVGISEATLWLTDDEAAVYARALQRAELELLRTGWRNEAGPERRLSRAFFSLLPETEAPAPE
- a CDS encoding TetR/AcrR family transcriptional regulator; translation: MNVEEARERILAAAEELYYQKGYSAVGMDELRAYAGVSLRRLYALFPSKNDIITAVLARKRDEWESGLTGWVATAPEDARGRLLAIYTYLEDWFSTDSFRGCAFINAFGELGGTNPEVATLVREQKASFQRYVSTLTRDAGATDNLAAQLSILAEGAQSTAAISADPSAARQARQAAETLIDAALA
- a CDS encoding alpha/beta fold hydrolase, producing the protein MGYITVGDENSTPIDLYYEDQGTGQPVVLIHGYPLNGHSWERQTRELLSAGYRVITYDRRGFGQSSKVGTGYDYDTFAADLKTVLEALDLRDAILVGFSMGTGELARYVSRYGHERVAKLAFLASLEPFLVARDDNPDGVPQDVFNGIAAQAKGDRYAWYTAFFSDFYNLDENLGSRISQEAVTGSWNTAVASAPVAAYAVVPAWIEDFRADIEAVKASGKPALILHGTADNILPIDATARRFRNALPDADYVEIEGAPHGLLWTHADEVNASLLAFVGK